In Qipengyuania psychrotolerans, one DNA window encodes the following:
- a CDS encoding alpha-galactosidase: MSREVTHARLIALHSDQASLVWEESGSSPPIWRHAGARVDPANLPPLSDLRAPATYSMDRDNPADVFPVGDLGSFAPPALQLRQSSGENIALHFSDCDVRSSQAGTRFELVDPSAKIAVRIEMTAELSGTFLIETAIENRSGSPVEIVRIASAALPLPADADRVLSWRGRHNAEFSECAEQMPQHGWYRETRRGLTGHGGPPGAYVLTRDACFDAGLVYALQLAWSGDTRLSIERDDEGFWTMQAEAVLQPGEAFVEPGASFKAPPALLAVSMHGRNGAMAQMHGAARSRINWPDGEMRPRPVHLNSWEACYFAHDEARIAKLAEDAAAIGVERFVLDDGWFRGRGSDNAGLGDWTPDPKKYPQGLAPIAEKVRSLGMEFGLWVEPEMVNPDSDLYRAHPDWALALSGRDNPTARNQLVLDMRQREVRDYLFDCLDTLLTNAPISYLKWDHNRDHSPSGGAAQVRGSYDLFHRVRAAHPHVEIESCAGGGGRIDAGILPFVHRFWASDNIDALARIPVQRSFLAWTPPETMGAHVGASPSHATGRTQSLGFRAAIACQGHFGVELDPAAMAETDRGELAGWIEFYKQWRPVIHGGSTWLGEANDGILWQAQGNGEEAILWIIRSDHAQDRRAQPIPLPFAADRNWNIQLLKSAVSSGVLTPRSAPAFRAMREAPMEFTGSWLANAGLPIPALPAESALIFHLKATS; encoded by the coding sequence ATGAGCCGCGAAGTGACGCACGCACGGTTGATTGCCCTCCATTCCGATCAGGCGAGCCTGGTTTGGGAGGAAAGCGGTTCTTCGCCGCCGATCTGGCGTCACGCTGGCGCGCGGGTCGATCCGGCAAACCTTCCTCCGCTTTCAGATCTACGGGCGCCGGCCACTTACTCGATGGATCGGGACAATCCGGCAGATGTATTCCCGGTGGGCGATCTGGGGTCCTTTGCACCGCCTGCACTGCAACTACGCCAGTCTTCCGGCGAGAATATCGCGCTGCATTTTTCGGATTGCGATGTTCGCTCCAGCCAAGCCGGCACGCGTTTCGAACTGGTGGATCCATCTGCGAAGATCGCCGTCAGAATCGAAATGACTGCGGAATTATCAGGCACCTTCCTGATCGAGACGGCGATCGAGAACCGGTCCGGTTCACCGGTCGAGATAGTCCGGATAGCCAGCGCCGCGCTGCCGCTTCCCGCCGATGCAGACCGAGTCTTGTCGTGGCGGGGCAGGCACAATGCCGAGTTTTCCGAATGCGCCGAGCAGATGCCCCAGCACGGATGGTACCGCGAAACGCGCCGCGGCCTAACAGGCCATGGCGGACCGCCCGGAGCGTATGTTCTTACCAGGGACGCCTGCTTCGATGCCGGCCTCGTCTACGCACTACAACTGGCGTGGTCTGGCGATACCCGCCTGTCGATCGAGCGCGATGACGAGGGCTTCTGGACCATGCAGGCTGAAGCAGTGTTGCAGCCCGGCGAAGCTTTCGTAGAGCCCGGCGCAAGCTTCAAGGCGCCGCCAGCGCTGCTTGCTGTTTCCATGCACGGCCGGAACGGGGCGATGGCGCAGATGCATGGGGCGGCGCGTAGCCGGATCAATTGGCCGGACGGGGAAATGCGCCCTCGCCCGGTACATCTCAACAGCTGGGAAGCCTGCTATTTCGCCCATGACGAGGCGAGGATTGCGAAGCTGGCCGAGGATGCGGCCGCAATCGGTGTCGAGCGGTTCGTTCTCGATGACGGCTGGTTCAGGGGACGCGGCTCGGACAATGCCGGCCTTGGGGACTGGACCCCCGACCCGAAGAAGTATCCGCAAGGCCTTGCACCCATTGCCGAGAAAGTGCGCAGCCTGGGAATGGAGTTCGGTCTTTGGGTCGAGCCTGAAATGGTCAATCCGGACAGCGATCTTTACCGCGCCCACCCGGACTGGGCGCTCGCCCTGTCGGGACGCGACAATCCGACCGCCCGCAACCAGCTTGTGCTTGATATGCGGCAGCGCGAGGTTCGCGATTACCTGTTCGATTGCCTCGATACCCTGCTTACCAATGCTCCGATCTCTTACCTGAAATGGGACCACAATCGCGATCACTCGCCATCCGGCGGCGCGGCGCAGGTGCGCGGAAGCTACGACCTTTTCCACCGGGTCCGCGCAGCCCATCCCCATGTCGAGATCGAGAGCTGTGCGGGCGGCGGCGGCCGGATAGATGCAGGGATCTTGCCGTTCGTCCACCGCTTCTGGGCAAGCGACAATATCGATGCCCTTGCCCGTATTCCGGTGCAACGCAGCTTCCTTGCCTGGACCCCGCCCGAAACGATGGGTGCGCATGTTGGCGCAAGTCCCAGTCATGCGACCGGACGCACACAATCGCTGGGCTTTCGGGCGGCAATTGCCTGCCAAGGACATTTCGGGGTCGAACTCGATCCGGCGGCAATGGCCGAAACGGACCGCGGAGAACTGGCCGGATGGATCGAATTCTACAAACAATGGCGGCCAGTCATTCACGGCGGATCGACATGGCTGGGCGAAGCGAATGACGGAATTCTATGGCAGGCTCAGGGGAACGGCGAGGAAGCCATTTTATGGATCATTCGCAGCGACCACGCCCAAGATCGACGTGCGCAGCCAATACCGCTGCCTTTTGCCGCTGACCGAAACTGGAACATCCAATTGCTCAAGTCCGCTGTATCCAGCGGCGTGCTGACGCCCCGCAGTGCCCCGGCTTTCCGCGCAATGCGCGAGGCGCCCATGGAGTTTACGGGCAGCTGGCTCGCGAATGCCGGCCTGCCGATCCCGGCATTACCTGCCGAAAGCGCGCTGATCTTTCACCTTAAGGCTACGTCATGA
- a CDS encoding sodium:solute symporter family transporter, with amino-acid sequence MYGDTAQFGSVLQLAVFVALLSLVAALTWWKVRSAKHDGSEKDVFLAGKGLSWIFVAGAITLTNLSTDQLVGMNGNQMLLLAWWEIAGFVGLMALAFVFVPLYYRYNCTTVTELLERRYDGRSIRTLISAIFIAGNLLIYLPAALYSGGLFLQSLFGAAIPLIVFSIGLALISAAYTVFGGLRAVAVMDTFSGIGILALALLIVFLALAAVDFDIVTDVPAERLSMVGAADSPIPFHTLFTGMAFIQIFYWSTNQNITQKAMAAPTVKEAQKGVFAAAAVRILVVPPIVVIPGVVAFKLFGDVGDAAYGRLVAEVLPTWLSGAFAAMVAAAVITTFSAVLNSTVALYSVDFHEQFVGEVKNHWKLGAVMSVVATITAIALVPMYQNAESIINLLQQLNGLSSMPILSAFIVGLLFRDIAARSAIAGVVCGIALYAAYTFIEGFSAAVGLHYIDFMVVTLAASILSALLFNRFVLGRRAKWIGLELFRGKGPITGHGENAA; translated from the coding sequence ATGTACGGCGATACGGCGCAATTCGGGAGCGTGCTGCAGCTCGCAGTGTTCGTCGCGCTGCTTTCCTTGGTCGCCGCGCTGACCTGGTGGAAAGTCCGCAGCGCCAAACACGATGGGTCCGAAAAGGACGTCTTCCTTGCAGGCAAGGGCCTGAGCTGGATTTTCGTCGCCGGCGCGATCACGCTGACCAACCTGTCTACCGACCAGCTGGTCGGCATGAACGGCAATCAGATGCTGCTTCTCGCTTGGTGGGAGATTGCCGGCTTTGTCGGCTTGATGGCGCTCGCCTTCGTCTTCGTGCCGCTTTACTACAGGTACAATTGCACAACCGTGACCGAGCTGCTCGAGCGCCGCTATGACGGCCGCTCTATCCGGACGCTGATTTCTGCAATCTTCATTGCCGGCAATTTGCTGATCTATCTGCCCGCAGCGCTTTATTCGGGCGGCCTGTTCCTGCAATCCCTGTTCGGTGCAGCGATCCCGCTGATCGTGTTCTCGATCGGGCTCGCGCTGATCAGCGCGGCCTATACCGTGTTTGGCGGCCTGCGCGCCGTCGCCGTGATGGACACGTTTTCCGGCATTGGCATCCTCGCGCTGGCCTTGCTGATCGTGTTCCTCGCCCTGGCGGCAGTGGATTTCGACATCGTAACCGATGTTCCTGCCGAACGGCTGAGCATGGTCGGCGCTGCAGATAGCCCGATCCCGTTCCACACGCTGTTCACGGGCATGGCTTTCATCCAGATCTTTTACTGGTCGACCAACCAGAACATCACGCAAAAGGCGATGGCAGCCCCCACGGTCAAAGAGGCGCAGAAAGGCGTTTTCGCTGCGGCGGCAGTGCGCATTCTGGTGGTGCCCCCGATCGTGGTCATTCCGGGCGTGGTCGCCTTCAAGCTGTTCGGGGATGTTGGCGATGCGGCTTACGGGCGGCTCGTCGCAGAAGTCCTGCCAACATGGCTGTCAGGGGCATTTGCCGCGATGGTGGCGGCGGCAGTCATCACGACTTTCAGCGCGGTGCTGAACTCGACCGTCGCGCTCTATTCTGTCGATTTCCACGAGCAATTCGTGGGCGAAGTCAAGAACCACTGGAAACTGGGCGCAGTGATGAGCGTGGTTGCGACAATCACGGCAATTGCGCTGGTGCCGATGTATCAGAATGCGGAAAGCATCATCAACCTGCTGCAACAGCTCAATGGGCTGTCCTCTATGCCTATCTTGTCGGCCTTCATCGTCGGATTGTTGTTCAGGGATATCGCGGCGCGTTCGGCCATTGCAGGCGTTGTTTGCGGGATCGCCCTTTACGCCGCCTATACGTTTATCGAAGGTTTCTCGGCAGCAGTCGGCTTACATTACATCGACTTCATGGTCGTGACGCTGGCTGCCTCGATCCTGTCGGCATTGCTGTTCAATCGCTTCGTTCTGGGCCGGCGTGCCAAGTGGATTGGCCTCGAGCTGTTCCGCGGCAAAGGGCCGATCACAGGCCACGGCGAGAATGCTGCTTAG
- a CDS encoding aldehyde dehydrogenase family protein yields the protein MTKAYANLIDGEMVTTSDTIEVLNPANEQVIGAVPSCGKEELDRAVAAARRAFKTWKKTSAEERQKVVQGIAAAIKDNADELFRLLTSEQGKPHAQAQQEIYGAAGLAAAQSTLTLDDVINQDDEQRLSRTRRVPVGVVGGIVPWNFPIMMAIQKIVPALVAGCTIVLKPSPFTPLTTLRIAELIKDVVPAGTVNIITGPDELGPLITEHPDIDKITFTGSTATGKKIMEDASRDLKRITLELGGNDASIVLPDADVEKVAEQLFWSSFSNAGQVCIAAKRIYIHEDIYDDLSKAIADYAKTVVVGDGSQQGTGVGPIQNKKQFERVCELIQDAKDNGYKFLTGGDNDPSGTGYYVPITILDNPPEDARIVAEEQFGPVMPLMKFATVDEAIERANNSDYGLAGAVWTKDTEKGVEIAEQLETGTVWINEFMQLSPFTPFGGHKQSGIGAEYGLDGLKEFTNPQVITVKRDAAV from the coding sequence ATGACCAAGGCATATGCGAACCTGATCGACGGGGAGATGGTCACCACCTCCGATACTATCGAAGTGCTGAACCCTGCCAACGAACAGGTTATTGGCGCCGTCCCGTCGTGCGGCAAGGAAGAGCTCGACCGCGCCGTTGCCGCCGCGCGCCGCGCCTTCAAAACCTGGAAAAAAACCAGCGCCGAAGAACGCCAGAAAGTCGTTCAGGGCATCGCCGCCGCGATCAAGGACAATGCCGATGAACTGTTCCGCCTGCTGACATCCGAACAGGGCAAGCCGCACGCGCAGGCCCAGCAGGAAATCTACGGCGCTGCAGGGCTTGCTGCTGCACAGTCCACCTTGACGCTGGATGATGTGATCAATCAGGACGACGAGCAGCGCCTGTCGCGCACCCGCCGCGTTCCGGTGGGTGTGGTCGGCGGCATCGTGCCGTGGAATTTCCCGATCATGATGGCGATCCAGAAGATCGTCCCCGCACTGGTGGCAGGGTGCACGATCGTGCTGAAGCCTTCTCCGTTCACGCCGCTGACGACGTTGCGGATTGCCGAACTGATCAAGGACGTGGTGCCTGCCGGTACCGTCAACATCATTACCGGGCCCGACGAACTCGGCCCGCTCATCACCGAACATCCCGATATCGACAAGATCACCTTCACCGGATCGACCGCGACCGGCAAGAAGATCATGGAAGACGCATCGCGCGACCTCAAGCGTATCACGCTGGAACTCGGCGGAAACGACGCCTCGATCGTGCTGCCCGATGCCGATGTCGAGAAAGTTGCCGAACAGCTGTTCTGGTCCAGCTTCTCCAATGCCGGACAGGTCTGCATCGCAGCCAAGCGCATCTACATTCACGAAGACATCTATGACGATCTGAGCAAGGCGATTGCCGATTATGCCAAGACCGTCGTGGTGGGCGATGGCTCGCAGCAGGGCACGGGGGTCGGTCCGATCCAGAACAAGAAGCAGTTCGAGCGCGTTTGCGAGCTGATCCAGGATGCCAAGGACAATGGCTACAAGTTCCTGACCGGCGGCGACAATGATCCCTCGGGCACCGGTTATTACGTGCCGATCACGATCCTCGACAACCCGCCGGAAGACGCGCGGATCGTTGCCGAGGAACAGTTCGGCCCGGTCATGCCCCTGATGAAGTTTGCGACGGTTGATGAAGCCATCGAGCGGGCGAACAATTCGGACTACGGCCTTGCCGGTGCGGTATGGACCAAGGACACCGAGAAGGGTGTCGAAATTGCCGAACAGCTCGAAACCGGGACCGTATGGATCAACGAATTCATGCAGCTTTCCCCGTTCACTCCGTTCGGCGGTCACAAGCAGTCGGGTATCGGTGCGGAATACGGTCTCGATGGCCTGAAGGAATTCACCAATCCCCAGGTGATCACCGTCAAGCGCGACGCTGCAGTCTGA
- a CDS encoding hydantoinase B/oxoprolinase family protein: protein MRDREAAWRFAIDRGGTFTDVVATTPQGRLVTDKLLSENPGHYGDAASEAVRRLMARHGEGPIAELRIGTTVATNALLERKGERLALLITRGFGDALRIGTQARPEIFARHIVLPEQLPARVVEIAERVSASGEILQPLDEAKTRNNLEALRAEGFDAVAIVLMHGWKFRDHEETVARIARDAGFAQVSVSHEVSPLIKLVPRGDTTVVDAYLSPVLRRYTDGLQAELPDARRLRFMQSNGGLAEVGAFRGKDAILSGPAGGVVGMVAAGKPLGHSKLIGFDMGGTSTDVVHYAGECELTGDSVVAGVRVAAPMMQIHTVAAGGGSICRFDGSRFRVGPESAGANPGPACYRKGGPLTVTDCNLYLSRIDPAYFPSVFGPGGDEPLDPAAAKMRLEEVAASLPLAKSLEEIADGFLAIAVDSMANAIRKISVARGHDVTAYALACFGGAGGQHACRVADELGIETVLVHPLAGMLSAYGIGLAPVKTIREVSLVRPLGEAFSDELDNLEAEARAVLEDQGVEEVEIDASARLRFEGSDSMLSVPCGDTAEMDARFRKLHRQRFGYSDESAPIVVEALSVEASGSSGGLGEAGAEPQSAKGKATGHWHTVERSKLQIGEIVPGPALVIDPGSTTVIEQDWQGRLADDGSLVLTRTRAIQRDRAAGTSVDPVRLEIFNNLFMAIAEEMGVVLQSTATSVNIKERLDFSCALFDASGSLIANAPHIPVHLGSMGDSIARVIEARGGARDGRGFRRGDAYVLNDPYRGGTHLPDITVIVPVFYGEDGAEPDAFVAARGHHADIGGIAPGSMPPESRTIEEEGVLIDNVLMVDEGHFREDAMRTVLASARYPARNPDRNLSDLRAQLAACTRGSELLVQSAREQGEAVVTGYMDHVLANAEESVRRLLGQLEDGEFTYAMDNAAAVSVAIRIDHKARSAVFDFTGTSDQLPDNFNAPRSITRAAALYVLRTLIDDAIPMNDGCLRPVELIVPHGSMLDPQPGAAVVAGNVETSQVVTDALFAATGKLAPSQGTMNNFTFGNSEHQYYETIAGGSGAGHDHDGTSAVQTHMTNSRLTDPEILETRLPVRLDRFAIRRGSGGKGRHAGGDGVERQLTFLQPMRANMLANRRKIAPKGICGGGDALPGRNWVERADGSREDLGATGSAQMEPGDAFVILTPGGGGYGGDGNGEKGE from the coding sequence ATGAGGGACCGGGAAGCCGCATGGCGCTTCGCGATTGATCGCGGAGGCACATTCACTGATGTCGTGGCCACCACGCCGCAGGGGCGGCTGGTGACCGACAAGCTTTTGTCAGAAAATCCCGGTCATTACGGCGATGCCGCGAGCGAGGCTGTGCGCCGCCTGATGGCCCGGCACGGTGAAGGCCCGATTGCAGAGCTGCGTATCGGGACGACGGTGGCGACCAATGCCTTGCTCGAACGAAAGGGCGAAAGGCTTGCGCTGCTAATCACGCGCGGCTTCGGCGATGCGCTGAGGATCGGCACGCAGGCGCGGCCGGAAATCTTTGCCCGGCACATCGTTCTCCCCGAGCAGCTGCCCGCACGAGTGGTCGAAATTGCCGAGCGCGTCAGTGCCTCGGGTGAAATCCTCCAGCCTCTCGATGAGGCGAAGACCCGTAACAATCTGGAAGCGCTGCGTGCCGAGGGTTTCGATGCGGTCGCAATCGTCCTCATGCACGGATGGAAATTCCGCGACCATGAAGAAACGGTGGCCCGCATTGCCCGCGATGCCGGATTTGCGCAGGTCAGCGTAAGTCACGAAGTGTCACCGCTGATAAAGCTCGTACCCCGCGGCGATACAACCGTGGTGGACGCCTATCTGTCGCCGGTTCTGCGGCGCTACACAGACGGCTTGCAAGCAGAACTACCGGATGCGCGGAGGCTGCGCTTCATGCAATCTAATGGCGGACTGGCCGAGGTCGGTGCGTTTCGCGGGAAGGACGCGATCCTGTCCGGGCCTGCTGGCGGTGTGGTAGGAATGGTTGCTGCTGGAAAGCCGCTCGGCCATTCAAAGCTGATCGGTTTCGACATGGGCGGGACCAGCACCGATGTCGTGCATTACGCAGGCGAGTGTGAATTGACCGGCGACAGCGTGGTCGCTGGCGTGCGGGTGGCCGCGCCGATGATGCAAATTCACACCGTGGCTGCTGGAGGCGGGTCAATCTGCCGCTTCGACGGCTCGCGTTTCCGCGTCGGACCGGAAAGCGCCGGGGCGAACCCCGGGCCTGCATGCTATCGCAAGGGCGGCCCGCTTACGGTCACCGATTGCAACCTGTACCTAAGCCGCATCGACCCGGCATACTTCCCAAGCGTTTTCGGACCGGGGGGTGACGAGCCGCTCGATCCGGCGGCTGCCAAGATGCGCCTGGAAGAAGTGGCGGCGAGCCTTCCTTTAGCAAAATCGTTGGAGGAAATTGCCGATGGCTTCTTGGCCATCGCCGTCGATTCCATGGCCAATGCGATCCGCAAAATCTCGGTGGCACGGGGCCACGACGTCACTGCCTACGCACTGGCCTGCTTTGGCGGGGCGGGCGGACAACACGCCTGCAGGGTGGCCGATGAACTTGGTATCGAGACGGTCCTGGTGCATCCGCTAGCGGGCATGCTTTCAGCTTATGGGATTGGCTTGGCCCCGGTAAAGACCATTCGCGAGGTCAGCCTTGTGCGGCCATTGGGCGAGGCATTTTCTGACGAATTGGATAATCTCGAAGCAGAAGCGCGCGCTGTGCTGGAAGACCAAGGCGTCGAGGAAGTCGAGATCGACGCGAGCGCGAGACTGCGCTTTGAAGGCAGCGATTCCATGCTATCGGTTCCATGCGGCGATACGGCGGAGATGGACGCTAGGTTCCGCAAGCTTCATCGCCAGCGCTTTGGCTACTCCGATGAGAGCGCGCCCATCGTGGTCGAGGCTCTAAGCGTCGAGGCCAGCGGTTCTTCAGGCGGGCTGGGCGAGGCGGGGGCCGAACCGCAATCGGCCAAGGGCAAGGCAACCGGCCATTGGCACACGGTCGAGCGCAGCAAGCTGCAAATTGGTGAGATCGTTCCGGGACCGGCTCTGGTCATCGATCCCGGCTCGACCACGGTCATCGAACAGGACTGGCAAGGCAGGCTGGCAGACGATGGCAGTCTGGTCCTGACCCGCACACGGGCGATCCAGCGCGACCGTGCTGCAGGAACCAGCGTCGATCCCGTCCGGCTCGAGATATTCAACAATCTGTTCATGGCGATTGCCGAAGAAATGGGCGTGGTCCTCCAATCGACTGCCACTTCGGTCAACATCAAGGAGCGCCTCGATTTCTCCTGTGCACTGTTCGATGCATCGGGCAGCCTGATCGCGAATGCTCCGCATATCCCTGTTCATCTGGGATCGATGGGCGACAGCATCGCCCGGGTGATCGAAGCGCGTGGCGGGGCGCGTGACGGGCGCGGCTTCCGGCGAGGCGATGCCTATGTCCTCAACGATCCGTATCGCGGCGGCACGCATCTGCCCGACATTACCGTGATCGTGCCGGTCTTTTATGGCGAAGACGGCGCAGAACCCGATGCTTTTGTTGCAGCGCGCGGCCACCATGCAGATATCGGCGGAATAGCGCCCGGATCGATGCCTCCCGAAAGCCGGACGATCGAGGAGGAGGGGGTCCTCATCGACAATGTCCTGATGGTCGACGAGGGACATTTTCGCGAGGACGCTATGCGCACGGTCCTTGCATCGGCGCGCTATCCTGCCCGTAATCCGGATCGCAATCTGTCGGATTTGCGCGCCCAGCTGGCGGCCTGCACGCGCGGGTCCGAGTTGCTCGTCCAGTCCGCGCGCGAACAGGGCGAAGCGGTAGTGACTGGCTATATGGATCACGTACTCGCCAATGCAGAAGAAAGCGTTCGCCGCCTGCTGGGCCAGCTGGAGGATGGCGAGTTTACCTATGCGATGGACAATGCCGCTGCCGTGAGTGTCGCCATTCGTATCGATCACAAGGCGCGCTCTGCCGTGTTTGATTTCACAGGCACAAGCGACCAGCTTCCGGACAATTTCAACGCTCCGCGCTCGATCACGCGCGCTGCCGCTCTCTATGTCCTGCGCACGCTGATCGACGATGCGATTCCCATGAATGATGGCTGCTTGAGGCCGGTTGAATTGATCGTGCCGCATGGTTCCATGTTGGACCCGCAACCGGGGGCGGCAGTCGTCGCAGGGAATGTCGAAACGAGCCAGGTTGTGACTGATGCGCTGTTTGCAGCGACGGGCAAGCTCGCGCCGAGCCAGGGGACGATGAACAATTTCACCTTCGGCAATTCCGAACACCAGTATTACGAAACCATCGCAGGTGGGTCCGGGGCGGGGCATGATCATGACGGCACCAGCGCGGTGCAAACGCATATGACAAACTCACGGCTGACCGATCCCGAGATCCTTGAAACGCGCCTGCCGGTAAGGCTCGACCGTTTTGCCATTCGGCGTGGATCGGGCGGCAAGGGGCGCCATGCCGGAGGGGACGGGGTGGAACGGCAATTGACCTTCCTCCAGCCAATGCGGGCCAACATGCTGGCGAATCGCCGGAAAATTGCGCCCAAGGGTATCTGCGGCGGCGGCGATGCACTGCCAGGCCGCAACTGGGTGGAGCGCGCCGATGGCAGCCGCGAGGATTTGGGCGCGACCGGATCGGCCCAGATGGAGCCGGGCGACGCGTTCGTCATCCTGACACCTGGCGGGGGCGGTTATGGCGGCGACGGGAATGGGGAGAAAGGCGAATGA
- a CDS encoding beta-galactosidase — translation MSTTEPAMHLGVCYYPEHWPEDRWPEDARLMRETGLTRVRIGEFAWSRIEPEPGVFDWGWLDRALDVLHGAGLGVIMGTPTATPPKWLSDRMPDMFALTRDGRPRGFGSRRHYCFSHQGYREEAARITRAVAERYGEHPGVAAWQTDNEYGCHDTVQSFSASARDAFRVWLERRYKSVQALNEAWGNVFWSMEYRSFGEIELPNLTVTEANPAHWLAFRRFSSGQVVSFNRAQVEILREHSPGRDITHNAMGFYTGYDHHDLAADLDVLGWDSYPLGFLEMFRFSEGEKRRYARQGHPDIAAFHHDLYRGCARGGRWSVLEQQPGPVNWARYNPAPLPGMVKLWTLEAFAHGAELVSYFRWRQFPKAQEQMHAGLLRPDGEPAPALSEAREASAELARLGDAGKAPKHAALIFSYDSEWMTQIQPQGEGRSALWAAFSCYSALRRLGLNVDIVAPGVSLDGYMLVIVPCLPIVTDALMDELAASDAQIVIGPRTGTRDDDFAIPDSLNHSALQELIGGKIVRSESLSDRLVMEGDGWETSGWLDHYEGSAKPEFVARSGEITGYHHGRVRLCCAWPQGRFLEALIQHAAVDAGFGSEPLPEGIRRRTRGTAVFEFDYNAGEVRLV, via the coding sequence ATGAGCACCACAGAGCCAGCCATGCACCTTGGCGTTTGCTATTACCCCGAGCATTGGCCCGAAGATCGCTGGCCGGAAGATGCACGCCTCATGCGCGAAACCGGTCTGACCCGCGTACGCATCGGCGAATTTGCCTGGAGCCGCATCGAGCCCGAGCCGGGCGTGTTCGATTGGGGCTGGCTCGACCGCGCTCTCGACGTGCTGCACGGGGCGGGGCTTGGCGTCATCATGGGCACGCCCACCGCCACGCCGCCAAAGTGGCTTAGCGACCGGATGCCGGACATGTTCGCGCTGACCCGCGATGGCAGGCCGCGCGGTTTCGGATCGCGCCGCCACTATTGTTTCAGCCACCAGGGATACCGCGAAGAGGCGGCCCGGATCACGCGCGCCGTGGCTGAACGCTATGGGGAGCACCCCGGTGTTGCCGCGTGGCAAACCGACAATGAATATGGCTGTCATGATACCGTGCAGAGCTTCTCCGCATCGGCGCGCGACGCCTTTCGGGTCTGGCTGGAACGCCGATATAAGAGCGTGCAAGCTTTGAACGAAGCCTGGGGCAATGTCTTCTGGAGCATGGAATACCGAAGCTTTGGCGAGATCGAATTGCCGAACCTGACAGTGACAGAGGCCAATCCGGCTCATTGGTTGGCGTTCCGGAGGTTTTCCTCCGGCCAGGTCGTCAGCTTCAACCGCGCACAGGTCGAAATCCTGCGCGAGCATTCGCCCGGGCGCGATATCACGCACAATGCGATGGGCTTTTATACAGGCTACGACCATCACGATCTCGCCGCCGATCTCGATGTGCTGGGCTGGGATAGCTATCCGCTCGGGTTCCTGGAGATGTTCCGCTTCTCGGAAGGGGAGAAGCGCCGATACGCCCGGCAAGGGCATCCCGATATCGCGGCGTTTCATCACGATCTTTATCGCGGCTGTGCGCGCGGTGGCAGGTGGTCTGTCCTTGAACAGCAGCCCGGACCGGTAAACTGGGCGCGGTATAATCCCGCGCCGCTTCCGGGCATGGTCAAGCTGTGGACCCTGGAAGCTTTCGCCCACGGCGCGGAACTGGTCAGCTATTTCCGCTGGCGGCAGTTTCCCAAGGCGCAGGAACAGATGCACGCCGGACTGCTGCGTCCGGACGGAGAACCGGCGCCCGCCCTGTCGGAAGCCCGGGAAGCTTCGGCGGAGCTGGCGCGGCTGGGCGATGCCGGCAAGGCGCCAAAACATGCAGCGCTGATATTTTCCTATGACAGCGAATGGATGACGCAAATCCAGCCGCAGGGTGAGGGGCGTTCTGCCCTCTGGGCTGCATTTTCATGCTATTCAGCGCTGCGCAGGCTTGGCCTTAATGTTGATATCGTTGCCCCTGGCGTCTCTCTTGATGGGTACATGCTCGTTATCGTGCCGTGCCTGCCGATTGTCACCGATGCTCTGATGGACGAGCTGGCGGCCAGCGATGCGCAAATCGTGATCGGTCCCCGTACCGGCACCCGCGACGATGATTTTGCGATACCCGACAGCCTGAACCACTCCGCATTGCAAGAGCTGATCGGCGGCAAGATCGTGCGCAGTGAAAGCCTGTCCGACAGGCTGGTCATGGAAGGCGATGGATGGGAGACCAGCGGCTGGCTGGACCATTATGAGGGAAGCGCAAAGCCTGAATTCGTCGCCAGGTCGGGCGAGATCACCGGCTACCACCACGGACGCGTCAGGCTGTGCTGTGCCTGGCCTCAGGGCCGTTTCCTCGAAGCACTGATCCAGCATGCAGCTGTCGATGCAGGTTTTGGCTCCGAGCCGCTGCCCGAGGGCATCCGGCGCCGGACACGCGGCACCGCCGTTTTCGAGTTCGATTACAACGCGGGCGAAGTCCGACTCGTCTGA